One window of Acanthochromis polyacanthus isolate Apoly-LR-REF ecotype Palm Island chromosome 19, KAUST_Apoly_ChrSc, whole genome shotgun sequence genomic DNA carries:
- the hexdc gene encoding hexosaminidase D isoform X1 produces MKCPPWPKGKKVVHLDLKGAPPRVEYLHRLIEFFSQLGVDGLLVEYEDMFPYEGELKLLQATAQPAYSQEEVLSMQELARSKGMEVIPLVQTFGHMEFVLKHRSMWHLRETSHCVGTLNPHREEGVKLVMEMLRQVVELHPGLNTLHIGADEVYMLGEGEESKLWLTSPGHTVEQLFLSHVTKVAKAIKKVWSHITIIMWDDMMRGMSQETLKASGLVGLIQPMLWDYTPNLDVDKTVSLLQKYCSAGMADVWAASSFKGSTSVYTCVTCTQRHVDNHLQWLKVAASLSPSVNLKGIAITGWQRYDHLSVLCELMPVALPSLAACLQTLLHGQFCAEAHSKVTEVLGISAVEVEAMESLLCMALRTSAANSLFPGRRLAELIVELNSLLNSEDIRFFESNMFVRGWFSPYHRQRRIVTPLMAMQIRNQAATYLVMLQQKVEAVKEEMVHLYPESTAQEWIEEHVSTVMAPLQRITEDIGACVKEMVP; encoded by the exons ATGAAATGTCCCCCCTGGCCTAAGGGAAAGAAGGTGGTTCACCTGGATTTGAAAGGTGCCCCTCCACGAGTTGAATACCTACACAGG CTGATCGAGTTCTTCTCTCAGCTGGGAGTGGACGGCCTGCTGGTGGAATATGAGGATATGTTTCCTTATGAGGGAGAGCTGAAGCTGCTACAGGCGACAGCACAGCCTGCTTACAG CCAAGAGGAAGTGCTGTCTATGCAGGAGCTTGCCAGATCTAAGGGCATGGAGGTGATTCCGCTTGTGCAGACATTTGGTCACATGGAG TTTGTGCTCAAGCACCGATCCATGTGGCACCTGAGAGAGACGTCGCACTGCGTGGGAACCCTGAATCCCCACAGAGAGGAGGGGGTGAAGCTGGTGATGGAGATGCTGAGGCAGGTGGTGGAGCTGCATCCTGGTCTAAACACACTGCACATTGGAGCAGATGAG GTGTACATGCTCGGTGAGGGTGAGGAGTCCAAGCTGTGGCTGACTTCTCCTGGACATACAGTGGAGCAACTGTTCCTGAGTCATGTGACCAAGGTGGCCAAAGCTATCAAGAAGGTTTGGTCTCACATAACCATCATAATGTGGGATGATATGATGAGGGGCATGAGCCAGGAGACACTGAAAG CCAGTGGTCTAGTAGGACTCATCCAGCCCATGCTGTGGGATTACACTCCTAACCTGGATGTGGACAAAACTG TGTCTCTACTACAGAAGTACTGCAGTGCTGGTATGGCAGATGTTTGGGCAGCCAGCTCCTTTAAAGGGTCCACTAGTGTTTACACCTGTGTGACTTGCACACAAAGACATGTGGACAATCATTTGCAGTGGCTGAAGGTGGCAGCGTCTCTTTCTCCTAGTGTGAACCTGAAGGGCATCGCCATCACAGGCTGGCAGAG GTATGACCATCTATCAGTGCTGTGTGAGCTGATGCCGGTGGCTCTCCCATCACTAGCAGCCTGTCTTCAGACCCTCCTCCATGGTCAGTTCTGTGCTGAGGCTCACAGCAAAGTCACTGAGGTGCTGGGGATTTCTGCAGTGGAGGTGGAGGCCATGGAGAG TTTGCTCTGTATGGCCCTCAGGACATCTGCAGCCAACTCTTTGTTCCCAGGAAGGAGGCTGGCCGAGTTAATTGTGGAGCTTAATTCACTCCTTAATTCAGAGGATATAAGATTTTTTGAAAGCAACAT GTTTGTAAGAGGATGGTTTAGTCCGTACCACCGACAGAGGAGGATCGTAACGCCACTAATGGCAATGCAGATACGCAACCAAGCAGCAAC GTATTTGGTGATGTTACAACAGAAGGTGGAGGCAGTGAAGGAGGAGATGGTTCATCTTTACCCAGAGTCTACAGCCCAGGAGTGGATAGAGGAACACGTCAGCACTGTAATGGCTCCTCTGCAGAGGATAACAGAGGATATCGGAGCCTGTGTGAAGGAGATGGTGCCATAG
- the hexdc gene encoding hexosaminidase D isoform X2 yields the protein MKCPPWPKGKKVVHLDLKGAPPRVEYLHRLIEFFSQLGVDGLLVEYEDMFPYEGELKLLQATAQPAYSQEEVLSMQELARSKGMEVIPLVQTFGHMEFVLKHRSMWHLRETSHCVGTLNPHREEGVKLVMEMLRQVVELHPGLNTLHIGADEVYMLGEGEESKLWLTSPGHTVEQLFLSHVTKVAKAIKKVWSHITIIMWDDMMRGMSQETLKASGLVGLIQPMLWDYTPNLDVDKTVSLLQKYCSAGMADVWAASSFKGSTSVYTCVTCTQRHVDNHLQWLKVAASLSPSVNLKGIAITGWQRYDHLSVLCELMPVALPSLAACLQTLLHGQFCAEAHSKVTEVLGISAVEVEAMERTSAANSLFPGRRLAELIVELNSLLNSEDIRFFESNMFVRGWFSPYHRQRRIVTPLMAMQIRNQAATYLVMLQQKVEAVKEEMVHLYPESTAQEWIEEHVSTVMAPLQRITEDIGACVKEMVP from the exons ATGAAATGTCCCCCCTGGCCTAAGGGAAAGAAGGTGGTTCACCTGGATTTGAAAGGTGCCCCTCCACGAGTTGAATACCTACACAGG CTGATCGAGTTCTTCTCTCAGCTGGGAGTGGACGGCCTGCTGGTGGAATATGAGGATATGTTTCCTTATGAGGGAGAGCTGAAGCTGCTACAGGCGACAGCACAGCCTGCTTACAG CCAAGAGGAAGTGCTGTCTATGCAGGAGCTTGCCAGATCTAAGGGCATGGAGGTGATTCCGCTTGTGCAGACATTTGGTCACATGGAG TTTGTGCTCAAGCACCGATCCATGTGGCACCTGAGAGAGACGTCGCACTGCGTGGGAACCCTGAATCCCCACAGAGAGGAGGGGGTGAAGCTGGTGATGGAGATGCTGAGGCAGGTGGTGGAGCTGCATCCTGGTCTAAACACACTGCACATTGGAGCAGATGAG GTGTACATGCTCGGTGAGGGTGAGGAGTCCAAGCTGTGGCTGACTTCTCCTGGACATACAGTGGAGCAACTGTTCCTGAGTCATGTGACCAAGGTGGCCAAAGCTATCAAGAAGGTTTGGTCTCACATAACCATCATAATGTGGGATGATATGATGAGGGGCATGAGCCAGGAGACACTGAAAG CCAGTGGTCTAGTAGGACTCATCCAGCCCATGCTGTGGGATTACACTCCTAACCTGGATGTGGACAAAACTG TGTCTCTACTACAGAAGTACTGCAGTGCTGGTATGGCAGATGTTTGGGCAGCCAGCTCCTTTAAAGGGTCCACTAGTGTTTACACCTGTGTGACTTGCACACAAAGACATGTGGACAATCATTTGCAGTGGCTGAAGGTGGCAGCGTCTCTTTCTCCTAGTGTGAACCTGAAGGGCATCGCCATCACAGGCTGGCAGAG GTATGACCATCTATCAGTGCTGTGTGAGCTGATGCCGGTGGCTCTCCCATCACTAGCAGCCTGTCTTCAGACCCTCCTCCATGGTCAGTTCTGTGCTGAGGCTCACAGCAAAGTCACTGAGGTGCTGGGGATTTCTGCAGTGGAGGTGGAGGCCATGGAGAG GACATCTGCAGCCAACTCTTTGTTCCCAGGAAGGAGGCTGGCCGAGTTAATTGTGGAGCTTAATTCACTCCTTAATTCAGAGGATATAAGATTTTTTGAAAGCAACAT GTTTGTAAGAGGATGGTTTAGTCCGTACCACCGACAGAGGAGGATCGTAACGCCACTAATGGCAATGCAGATACGCAACCAAGCAGCAAC GTATTTGGTGATGTTACAACAGAAGGTGGAGGCAGTGAAGGAGGAGATGGTTCATCTTTACCCAGAGTCTACAGCCCAGGAGTGGATAGAGGAACACGTCAGCACTGTAATGGCTCCTCTGCAGAGGATAACAGAGGATATCGGAGCCTGTGTGAAGGAGATGGTGCCATAG
- the hexdc gene encoding hexosaminidase D isoform X3, with protein sequence MKCPPWPKGKKVVHLDLKGAPPRVEYLHRLIEFFSQLGVDGLLVEYEDMFPYEGELKLLQATAQPAYSQEEVLSMQELARSKGMEVIPLVQTFGHMEFVLKHRSMWHLRETSHCVGTLNPHREEGVKLVMEMLRQVVELHPGLNTLHIGADEVYMLGEGEESKLWLTSPGHTVEQLFLSHVTKVAKAIKKVWSHITIIMWDDMMRGMSQETLKASGLVGLIQPMLWDYTPNLDVDKTVSLLQKYCSAGMADVWAASSFKGSTSVYTCVTCTQRHVDNHLQWLKVAASLSPSVNLKGIAITGWQRYDHLSVLCELMPVALPSLAACLQTLLHGQFCAEAHSKVTEVLGISAVEVEAMERFVRGWFSPYHRQRRIVTPLMAMQIRNQAATYLVMLQQKVEAVKEEMVHLYPESTAQEWIEEHVSTVMAPLQRITEDIGACVKEMVP encoded by the exons ATGAAATGTCCCCCCTGGCCTAAGGGAAAGAAGGTGGTTCACCTGGATTTGAAAGGTGCCCCTCCACGAGTTGAATACCTACACAGG CTGATCGAGTTCTTCTCTCAGCTGGGAGTGGACGGCCTGCTGGTGGAATATGAGGATATGTTTCCTTATGAGGGAGAGCTGAAGCTGCTACAGGCGACAGCACAGCCTGCTTACAG CCAAGAGGAAGTGCTGTCTATGCAGGAGCTTGCCAGATCTAAGGGCATGGAGGTGATTCCGCTTGTGCAGACATTTGGTCACATGGAG TTTGTGCTCAAGCACCGATCCATGTGGCACCTGAGAGAGACGTCGCACTGCGTGGGAACCCTGAATCCCCACAGAGAGGAGGGGGTGAAGCTGGTGATGGAGATGCTGAGGCAGGTGGTGGAGCTGCATCCTGGTCTAAACACACTGCACATTGGAGCAGATGAG GTGTACATGCTCGGTGAGGGTGAGGAGTCCAAGCTGTGGCTGACTTCTCCTGGACATACAGTGGAGCAACTGTTCCTGAGTCATGTGACCAAGGTGGCCAAAGCTATCAAGAAGGTTTGGTCTCACATAACCATCATAATGTGGGATGATATGATGAGGGGCATGAGCCAGGAGACACTGAAAG CCAGTGGTCTAGTAGGACTCATCCAGCCCATGCTGTGGGATTACACTCCTAACCTGGATGTGGACAAAACTG TGTCTCTACTACAGAAGTACTGCAGTGCTGGTATGGCAGATGTTTGGGCAGCCAGCTCCTTTAAAGGGTCCACTAGTGTTTACACCTGTGTGACTTGCACACAAAGACATGTGGACAATCATTTGCAGTGGCTGAAGGTGGCAGCGTCTCTTTCTCCTAGTGTGAACCTGAAGGGCATCGCCATCACAGGCTGGCAGAG GTATGACCATCTATCAGTGCTGTGTGAGCTGATGCCGGTGGCTCTCCCATCACTAGCAGCCTGTCTTCAGACCCTCCTCCATGGTCAGTTCTGTGCTGAGGCTCACAGCAAAGTCACTGAGGTGCTGGGGATTTCTGCAGTGGAGGTGGAGGCCATGGAGAG GTTTGTAAGAGGATGGTTTAGTCCGTACCACCGACAGAGGAGGATCGTAACGCCACTAATGGCAATGCAGATACGCAACCAAGCAGCAAC GTATTTGGTGATGTTACAACAGAAGGTGGAGGCAGTGAAGGAGGAGATGGTTCATCTTTACCCAGAGTCTACAGCCCAGGAGTGGATAGAGGAACACGTCAGCACTGTAATGGCTCCTCTGCAGAGGATAACAGAGGATATCGGAGCCTGTGTGAAGGAGATGGTGCCATAG
- the LOC110956156 gene encoding cytochrome b-245 chaperone 1 homolog produces MGYMTVEEHSSTLLHLKRSPGIRSWSLLVGIASVGLAAAYYSSDSILWKLFYVTGCLFVAMQNMEEWEEAVFDKTKSLIELKTFSLYTLVLTLWRKGQEKVVLDLTQLCDVCVQEEKVRYLGKGYLLMLRMAAGFSYPLTQSATLGGRSDVEALSTLLKRFLGLEELQQRRQQEYEAEYGEEDSLNNSTDSDDEADEH; encoded by the exons ATGGGATACATGACAGTAGAAGAGCACAGCTCCACCCTGCTCCACCTTAAGAGGTCCCCAGGGATTCGCTCATGGTCTCTTCTTGTTG GTATCGCATCTGTCGGTTTGGCAGCTGCATATTACAGTTCAG ACAGCATCCTGTGGAAACTTTTCTATGTGACCGGCTGCCTGTTTGTGGCCATGCAGAACATGGAGGAGTGGGAGGAAGCTGTGTTTGACAAAACCAAGAGCCTGATTGAGCTCAAGACCTTTAGCTTGTACACCTTAGTTCTGACGTTATGGAGGAAGGGGCAAGAGAAAG ttgTGCTGGATCTGACCcagctgtgtgatgtgtgcGTCCAGGAAGAGAAGGTTCGGTATTTGGGAAAAGGTTATCTGCTGATGCTGCGGATGGCTGCAGGCTTCTCCTACCCACTCACTCAAAGCGCCACTCTGGGGGGACGCAG TGATGTAGAGGCGCTCTCCACGCTGCTGAAACGCTTCCTGGggctggaggagctgcagcaacGCAGGCAGCAGGAGTACGAGGCCGAGTATGGAGAGGAAGATTCTCTGAACAACAGCACTGACTCAGATGATGAAGCAGATGAACACTGA